From Moraxella sp. K1664, one genomic window encodes:
- a CDS encoding type III restriction-modification system endonuclease: MKKGFHYEKNLPHQIGAVNAVLSVFDNVHKKDNDRGENPTLSFVGERYKNNIHQIQSDNQIDKSPDYSNVLDISMETGTGKTYTYTQTMYELHKRLGIYKFVIVVPTLSIKAGTEQFLKSDALKNHFRLDFNLEYGQAEIELYVVESQKTKKGKRTNPMPSEIVRFVQADNTQKIHVLLLNMGMVNSKTMKGEDNGNDGSILLKDKFDKPFEAIGSVNPILIIDEPHRFDDNNKTWQSLLNLNPQYILRYGATFNDRFKNLIYRLSAIDAFNQDLVKGVIAYITDIQGDDGTKIKLVESNNNQAIFELIENKKSTQKFTLNKGENLQKIHHHIDELYLQDLKSGRVILSNGIELKTGDKINPFSYANTVFHAMIRQAVKVYFETEKALLNRVDKIKPLTLFFIDDIKGYRDGDDIVGSLKSDFEMIVKDEAKKALEKAMIGTDFYRSLQMVLADVSATHGGYFSKDNSSDDEKIAKEIGEILHDKESLLSLDNPCRFIFSKWTLREGWDNPNVFGICKLRSSGSETSKLQEVGRGLRLPVNEFMSRVKDTDFKLNYFVDSSERDFVAQLKADINKAAEHEIIPVVFDDNLFEKIKSAYSDVKRRILINELYELGLIDDDDNLLAGAYETIKQKFPNAFNYNALKQGKIANSDDKQKTKVAMRTGKYDELKSLWEAINQKAILQYQISEQEILALLVDFLGQNKAKFTMTGISTKTQEMIKTTDKLIDFKTNESIENTPFEPIVTLNYRQFLQKLSQKSYIKMTTLHQAFFELKNDIGIDKFMNDETVRMIDKGFNDYLLKHSLNKFEIGYQKISNQIHPTKLTDKNGLPLPEIDINQDWGVLGDNKPFESFLFERVFFDSDIERQNMTAEDVQEVVVFTKIPKNAIKIPVAGGETYSPDFAYIVKTAKGDVLNLVLESKGVKDKDELRQRENHKIRHAERWFNAMNEQGAINVRFVTQFESDRVVDIIKQNLSGFTEK; this comes from the coding sequence ATGAAAAAAGGCTTTCATTATGAAAAAAACTTGCCACACCAAATCGGGGCGGTAAATGCGGTATTAAGTGTTTTTGATAATGTTCATAAAAAAGACAATGACAGGGGCGAAAATCCCACATTGTCTTTTGTGGGCGAGCGTTATAAAAACAACATTCATCAAATCCAATCAGACAATCAAATTGACAAATCACCTGATTATAGCAATGTCTTAGATATTTCTATGGAGACAGGCACGGGCAAAACTTATACCTACACCCAAACCATGTATGAATTGCACAAAAGATTGGGTATTTATAAATTTGTGATTGTCGTGCCGACTTTATCCATTAAAGCAGGAACGGAGCAGTTTTTAAAATCGGACGCTTTAAAAAATCATTTTAGATTGGATTTTAATTTGGAATATGGACAAGCTGAAATTGAGCTGTATGTTGTAGAAAGCCAAAAAACCAAAAAAGGCAAACGCACCAATCCCATGCCAAGCGAGATTGTGCGATTTGTCCAAGCTGATAATACCCAAAAAATTCATGTGTTATTATTAAATATGGGTATGGTCAATAGTAAAACCATGAAAGGCGAAGATAATGGCAATGACGGCAGTATTCTATTAAAAGATAAATTTGATAAGCCTTTTGAAGCGATTGGTTCGGTCAATCCGATATTGATTATTGATGAACCACACCGATTTGATGACAATAACAAAACATGGCAGTCATTATTAAATCTAAATCCCCAATACATATTGCGTTATGGGGCGACATTTAATGATAGATTTAAAAATTTGATTTATCGGTTAAGTGCCATTGACGCTTTTAATCAAGATTTGGTCAAAGGCGTGATTGCCTATATCACCGACATTCAAGGCGATGACGGCACAAAAATCAAATTGGTAGAGAGTAATAATAATCAGGCGATTTTTGAATTGATAGAAAACAAAAAATCAACTCAAAAATTTACTCTAAATAAAGGCGAGAATTTACAAAAAATTCATCATCATATTGATGAGTTGTACCTGCAAGACTTAAAATCAGGCAGGGTTATATTAAGTAATGGCATAGAATTAAAAACAGGCGATAAAATCAATCCTTTTTCTTATGCCAATACGGTATTTCATGCCATGATAAGACAAGCGGTAAAGGTGTATTTTGAAACCGAAAAAGCATTATTAAATCGTGTGGACAAAATTAAGCCCTTGACCTTATTTTTTATTGATGACATTAAAGGATACCGAGACGGCGATGATATTGTCGGGAGTTTAAAAAGCGATTTTGAAATGATAGTCAAAGACGAAGCCAAAAAAGCCCTAGAAAAGGCGATGATTGGCACCGATTTTTATCGTTCCTTGCAAATGGTGTTGGCGGATGTATCGGCAACGCATGGCGGTTATTTTTCAAAAGATAACAGCAGTGATGATGAAAAAATCGCCAAAGAAATTGGCGAGATTTTGCATGATAAAGAAAGTTTGTTGTCATTGGACAATCCATGCCGTTTTATTTTTTCAAAATGGACACTTCGTGAAGGGTGGGACAATCCTAATGTATTTGGGATTTGTAAATTGCGTTCTAGCGGTTCAGAAACCAGTAAATTGCAAGAAGTGGGGCGGGGGCTAAGATTGCCTGTCAATGAATTTATGAGCCGAGTTAAGGATACTGATTTTAAATTAAATTATTTTGTGGATAGCAGTGAACGTGATTTTGTCGCACAATTAAAAGCGGATATCAATAAAGCTGCCGAGCATGAAATAATCCCTGTGGTATTTGATGATAATTTATTTGAAAAAATAAAATCAGCTTATTCAGATGTTAAAAGACGAATATTGATAAATGAATTATATGAACTTGGGCTAATTGATGACGATGACAACTTATTGGCAGGAGCGTATGAGACAATCAAACAAAAATTCCCCAATGCCTTTAATTATAATGCCTTAAAACAAGGCAAAATAGCAAATAGTGATGATAAACAAAAAACCAAAGTCGCCATGCGTACGGGAAAATACGATGAATTAAAATCCTTGTGGGAGGCAATAAATCAAAAGGCGATTTTGCAATATCAGATAAGTGAGCAGGAAATTTTGGCTTTATTGGTGGATTTTTTGGGTCAAAATAAAGCAAAATTTACCATGACCGGCATTAGTACAAAAACCCAAGAGATGATAAAAACGACAGATAAACTCATTGATTTTAAAACCAATGAAAGCATAGAAAATACACCATTTGAGCCGATTGTTACTTTAAATTATCGTCAATTTTTACAAAAACTTTCTCAAAAATCCTATATCAAGATGACGACATTGCACCAAGCATTTTTTGAATTAAAAAATGACATTGGTATTGATAAATTTATGAATGATGAGACGGTAAGAATGATTGATAAGGGATTTAATGATTATTTATTGAAACATTCTTTAAATAAATTTGAAATTGGTTATCAAAAAATCAGCAACCAAATTCACCCAACCAAACTCACCGACAAAAACGGCTTGCCTTTGCCTGAGATTGATATTAATCAAGATTGGGGTGTGCTGGGCGATAACAAACCTTTTGAGAGTTTTTTGTTTGAGCGGGTGTTTTTTGATAGCGACATTGAACGGCAAAACATGACCGCAGAAGACGTGCAAGAAGTCGTTGTTTTTACCAAAATTCCCAAAAACGCCATAAAAATCCCTGTGGCAGGTGGGGAGACTTATTCGCCTGATTTTGCTTATATCGTCAAAACCGCTAAGGGCGATGTACTAAACTTGGTACTAGAAAGTAAAGGTGTAAAAGATAAAGATGAGTTACGCCAAAGAGAAAATCATAAAATCAGACACGCCGAGCGGTGGTTTAATGCCATGAATGAGCAAGGGGCGATAAACGTGCGATTTGTTACGCAGTTTGAGAGTGATAGAGTGGTGGATATTATTAAGCAAAATCTGTCGGGATTTACCGAGAAATAA